In the genome of Fibrobacter sp., one region contains:
- a CDS encoding sigma-70 family RNA polymerase sigma factor yields the protein MAETTKTQYNTVKWIKEKFKSEHPLSKDEEDLLFNLAKKGNKTAKTKLLKANMKFVIQVASSYHNESLTQEELINEGAIGLWKAMDYYDPSRGVRFITYAVWWIKASITRAISEKGSMVRLPLNQQTLLHKARAKSGGQQLPAEIKTLEAISGKTISLSATFDNESGIKLEDIIADKNADNPEESTEKYFIRKFANKLLNKLPARERQIVKDLNGVDRDCTRSIREESLFLGLSRERIRQLRDQARLRLRRTNSDGHLNPSLMEIMS from the coding sequence ATGGCAGAGACGACAAAGACCCAGTACAATACCGTGAAATGGATCAAGGAAAAATTCAAGTCGGAACACCCCTTGTCCAAGGACGAAGAAGATTTGCTTTTCAATCTAGCGAAGAAAGGCAACAAAACTGCAAAGACAAAACTTTTGAAAGCCAACATGAAGTTCGTAATCCAAGTGGCGTCTAGTTACCATAACGAGAGCCTGACCCAGGAAGAACTGATTAACGAAGGAGCCATCGGGCTTTGGAAGGCCATGGACTATTACGACCCGTCCCGAGGCGTACGCTTTATCACCTATGCGGTGTGGTGGATCAAGGCGTCCATCACTCGCGCCATCAGCGAGAAAGGAAGCATGGTGCGGCTCCCCCTCAATCAGCAGACTCTGCTGCATAAGGCAAGGGCGAAAAGCGGCGGCCAGCAGCTCCCCGCCGAAATCAAGACATTGGAAGCCATTAGCGGCAAAACGATCTCCCTAAGCGCCACCTTTGACAACGAAAGCGGTATAAAGTTGGAAGACATTATTGCCGATAAGAACGCAGACAATCCAGAAGAGTCTACAGAGAAATACTTTATCCGAAAATTTGCGAACAAGCTGCTCAACAAATTGCCTGCAAGGGAACGGCAGATTGTGAAGGATTTGAATGGCGTGGACCGCGACTGCACCAGAAGCATCCGTGAGGAAAGCCTATTCCTCGGACTTTCCCGCGAGCGCATCCGTCAGCTAAGAGACCAGGCAAGGCTTCGCCTTCGCCGCACCAATAGCGACGGTCATTTGAACCCCTCGTTAATGGAAATCATGTCATAA
- the nrdR gene encoding transcriptional regulator NrdR has translation MICPFCKKDNDKVVDSRAIGSYIRRRRECVECGRRFSTREYVELQPLTVIKRSGEHEAFQREKLLKGIMNSCKKRPISTMEMEQVAINVENALTVTENFEVSYEQIGNLVMQELKKLDPVAYVRFASIYREFKEVGEFVDQIKTLDK, from the coding sequence ATGATCTGTCCGTTTTGCAAGAAAGATAACGACAAGGTAGTCGATAGCCGCGCTATCGGCTCCTACATCCGTCGTCGCCGTGAATGCGTCGAATGCGGTCGTCGTTTCTCTACCCGCGAATACGTGGAACTTCAGCCTCTTACCGTGATCAAGCGTAGTGGTGAACATGAAGCCTTCCAGCGCGAAAAGCTGCTGAAGGGTATCATGAACTCCTGCAAGAAACGCCCCATTTCCACTATGGAAATGGAACAGGTGGCAATCAACGTTGAAAATGCATTGACTGTTACAGAAAACTTTGAAGTGTCCTACGAACAGATTGGTAATCTGGTGATGCAGGAACTGAAGAAGTTGGACCCGGTGGCCTATGTTCGTTTCGCTTCCATCTACCGCGAATTTAAGGAAGTGGGCGAATTCGTTGACCAAATCAAGACTCTGGACAAGTAA